From one Nonomuraea polychroma genomic stretch:
- a CDS encoding BlaI/MecI/CopY family transcriptional regulator: MRTLGDLEAAIMDRMWAYHAPASVRDVLEDLRRDRQIAYTTVMTVMDKLFKKGLLKRHPQGKAYIYEPVATKEAYTAQLMRETLARSGNQAATLVHFLERLSPEESAALDAALKVFPPHDRRS, translated from the coding sequence GCGCACTCTGGGGGATTTGGAGGCTGCGATCATGGATCGCATGTGGGCCTACCATGCACCCGCGTCAGTCAGGGATGTGCTGGAGGATCTGCGTCGCGACCGGCAGATCGCCTACACCACCGTCATGACCGTGATGGACAAGCTTTTCAAGAAGGGCCTGCTCAAGCGGCATCCACAAGGCAAGGCCTACATTTATGAGCCAGTGGCCACCAAAGAGGCCTACACGGCTCAGTTGATGCGCGAAACGCTGGCCAGGAGCGGCAATCAGGCGGCCACATTGGTGCATTTCCTGGAGCGGCTGAGCCCGGAAGAGTCGGCGGCGCTGGATGCCGCACTCAAGGTGTTCCCGCCGCATGACCGCCGCT